Proteins found in one Pontibacter sp. SGAir0037 genomic segment:
- a CDS encoding NAD(P)-dependent oxidoreductase: protein MHKFKIGIIKEGKVPVDKRVPLTPKKCVEALEKFKNMKLVVQPSKVRCYKDDEYRELGISLQEDLSDCDILMGVKEVPVEQLIPSKTYFFFSHTIKEQPHNAKLLRAVLDKKITLVDYETLTTRQGQRLVAFGRYAGIVGAYNGILAYGKKWGLFDLKPAYLCHDMDDMQEEYFKVKLPPIKIAVTGGGRVAGGAMEVLDKMGIRKVSVFDYLYKQFDEPVYAQLHSGDYNTRPDVEVWHAPDFYENPHLYKSTFRKFARVTDLLMACAYWNPRAPRLFSEEDIKLPDFKINTIADITCDVCGSIPTTKKSASIPDPTYDYNPETGELEPAYSQQSNITVMAVDNLPCELPRNASRDFGRQLIDVVLPHLFNGDAEGVLERGTIAKEGKLTERYAYLKNYAAVAR, encoded by the coding sequence ATGCACAAGTTTAAAATTGGAATTATAAAAGAAGGAAAAGTGCCGGTTGATAAGCGCGTGCCTTTAACTCCTAAAAAGTGTGTGGAAGCTTTGGAAAAGTTTAAAAACATGAAGTTGGTGGTGCAGCCAAGCAAAGTAAGATGCTATAAAGATGATGAGTACAGAGAATTAGGGATTTCTTTACAGGAAGATCTGAGCGACTGTGATATATTGATGGGGGTAAAAGAGGTACCTGTAGAGCAGCTGATTCCCAGTAAAACCTACTTCTTTTTCTCCCATACTATAAAAGAGCAGCCTCATAATGCAAAGTTATTAAGAGCGGTTCTGGATAAGAAGATTACGCTGGTAGATTATGAAACACTTACTACAAGGCAAGGGCAACGCCTTGTTGCTTTTGGCAGGTATGCTGGTATAGTGGGGGCATACAATGGTATATTAGCCTACGGTAAAAAGTGGGGGCTTTTTGACCTGAAGCCGGCATACCTTTGCCATGATATGGACGATATGCAGGAGGAGTATTTTAAAGTAAAACTGCCTCCCATAAAAATTGCAGTTACCGGGGGTGGCAGAGTAGCAGGAGGAGCCATGGAAGTGCTGGATAAAATGGGTATCCGGAAAGTAAGCGTTTTCGATTATCTATATAAACAGTTTGATGAGCCTGTTTATGCCCAGCTTCACTCAGGCGACTATAACACACGCCCGGATGTAGAGGTATGGCATGCGCCGGATTTCTATGAGAATCCTCATCTATACAAGTCTACCTTCCGAAAATTTGCCCGCGTAACTGATTTACTGATGGCCTGTGCTTATTGGAACCCGCGTGCTCCCAGACTGTTTTCTGAGGAAGACATAAAACTGCCAGACTTCAAGATCAACACCATTGCAGATATTACCTGCGATGTTTGTGGCTCTATACCTACAACAAAGAAATCTGCCTCTATACCCGATCCAACCTATGATTACAATCCGGAGACTGGAGAACTGGAACCCGCTTATAGCCAGCAAAGCAATATAACAGTTATGGCTGTAGACAACTTACCTTGTGAACTACCCCGCAATGCCTCCCGCGACTTCGGCCGCCAACTGATTGATGTTGTACTTCCTCATTTGTTTAATGGCGATGCAGAGGGTGTGTTAGAAAGAGGAACAATTGCAAAGGAAGGGAAACTGACAGAGCGGTATGCTTATCTGAAAAACTATGCTGCTGTAGCGCGTTGA